The Stomoxys calcitrans chromosome 3, idStoCalc2.1, whole genome shotgun sequence genome includes a region encoding these proteins:
- the LOC106087532 gene encoding uncharacterized protein LOC106087532, which produces MQYLLGIIVNWSIVAITSYDLSFVSVTKNNPQKYCKTLTEDIYAERAFDAMLIILNANTKSTKDLMLEGLYQQENIPKVIMTNRAESFLYKQRFNEDILLIIFLNEDKELDLIDLAAYTTNYMRQTRILIIAEYVRDKEKLLKLCQHYKMTNVLMLLYSTAAEGLLQLQPYPDYHWQKFHFNSSSQLLYYPQHWRNMKNRTLLTFTDQTLPRALVFPDPKSGQLKLNGYLPRMVMLFAELYNASLKMSHPLVMGKKTHFSIINQMVDQNLMDIPMVTDSSVNGHWLNMSDTFEIDQGFLMIPCAHPRSIREVYMVLLSGTFICFVIICISSLSFVHTLCEYVNKHRWNYINFIINDRIIPGFLGLSFSTRSISLLSLKLVYLLLFFGGLYTSTQFSANIGSLFTIPSYHRKVETIDELKQSSLKILMFDKEAESIISRREHLRESIISSKNMSYVQEARLNFNNSFGYYTSATTWRIFRRKQQYFTYKEFCVPDGLTVFRFIPWNIPLQHNSPYKEPLNYLIHRVHDLGLMDAWHSMLFSDMLKLDLISLRDPYPKRAFKQMTVNDLFWIWLIVVIGLALSLLILSAKKKRIFGFGYEFAMKKQLASSKMIFIYL; this is translated from the exons ATGCAGTACTTATTGGGAATTATTGTAAATTGGTCTATAGTAGCGATAACTTCTTACGACCTCAGCTTTGTGAGTGTTACTAAAAATAATCctcaaaaatattgcaaaacacTTACTGAGGATATATATGCCGAACGTGCCTTTGATGCCATGCTAATAATTCTCAATGCTAATACAAAATCAACGAAGGACTTAATGCTTGAGGGCCTGTATCAACAGGAGAACATTCCCAAGGTGATTATGACTAATAGAGCAGAAAGCTTCCTATACAAACAACGATTTAATGAAGATATTCTCTTAATAATTTTCCTAAATGAAGACAAGGAGTTGGATTTAATAGACTTGGCAGCTTATACCACGAATTATATGAGACAAACCCGAATCCTTATAATTGCAGAATATGTAAGAGATAAGGAAAAGTTACTGAAATTATGCCAACATTACAAAATGACCAATGTTTTAATGTTGTTATACTCAACTGCTGCTGAAGGCTTATTACAGTTGCAACCCTATCCGGATtatcattggcaaaagtttcaCTTCAACTCCTCATCACAACTCCTTTATTATCCTCAACATTGGCGCAATATGAAAAATCGAACTCTATTGACGTTTACCGATCAAACTCTTCCAAGGGCCTTAGTCTTTCCAGATCCCAAGAGCGGGCAACTAAAACTAAATGGCTATCTACCTCGCATGGTTATGTTATTTGCCGAACTTTATAATGCCTCTCTAAAAATGTCCCATCCCTTGGTAATGGGTAAAAAAACTCACTTTTCAATTATCAATCAAATGGTGGATCAAAATCTAATGGATATTCCCATGGTTACAGATAGTTCTGTCAATGGTCATTGGTTGAATATGAGTGATACATTTGAAATTGATCAGGGATTTCTTATGATACCATGTGCCCATCCTCGTTCCATTAGAGAGGTATACATGGTCTTGCTTAGTGGCACCTTTATATGCTTCGTTATCATTTGCATCTCATCGCTGTCATTTGTGCACACACTCTGCGAATATGTGAATAAGCATCGTTGGAATTACATCAACTTCATAATCAATGATCGCATAATTCCCGGCTTCTTGGGTCTATCATTTTCAACTCGCAGCATTTCTTTGCTTAGCTTAAAATTAGTCTACCTCCTGTTGTTTTTTGGAGGTCTCTATACCAGTACCCAGTTCTCGGCAAACATTGGCAGCCTCTTTACCATTCCCAGCTATCATCGTAAAGTGGAAACTATAGATGAACTTAAACAATCATCTCTAAAAATTCTTATGTTCGACAAGGAAGCCGAAAGTATCATCAGCAGAAGAGAGCATCTAAGGGAATCCATAATTTCTAGCAAAAATATGTCTTATGTTCAGGAGGCTCgtctaaatttcaacaattcCTTTGGCTACTATACCTCGGCGACCACGTGGCGCATATTTAGACGCAAGCAACAATATTTTACATACAAAGAATTTTGTGTTCCAGATGGATTAACTGTTTTCCGATTCATACCTTGGAACATTCCTTTACAACACAACTCTCCCTATAAAGAGCCTTTGAATTATCTCATTCATCGTGTTCATGATTTGGGTCTAATGGATGCTTGGCATTCAATGTTGTTTTCGGATATGCTGAAGTTGGATCTAATCTCCCTACGCGATCCTTATCCTAAGCGAGCATTCAAACAAATGACTGTAAATGATTTATTTTGGATTTGGCTAATTGTTGTAATTGGTTTGGCATTGAGTCTTTTG attcttTCGGCCAAGAAGAAAAggatttttggttttggatatGAATTCGCAATGAAGAAGCAGTTAGCTTcatcaaaaatgatttttatctATTTGTGA